The sequence ACGATTTTGTTAATTCTTACAAATGTCCGAAAAGGGACCCCAAGAAAACCAACAAAAACGAGGCAGAGAGCTCAAACTTTTAAGCGTCTCCACCGACCGCCTCCTCGTCcccgtcttctttcttcgttagCTTCTCTCCGCTATCCGCTCAGTTAAACGGGCCTCCaggagcacttccgcaaaagggcagaacctccgggcacaccctctcccctgattggaggagggggagggttctgcccttttgcggaaaTAGAGAAGTAGAGGTGCGGagacgcttctctttctccatgaatctgTCTTCGTTATTTTGACCTCCCGTCCTCGGCGACGGACCCTCCCCCGCTCCCCCGTTTGTCCGAATCGTTTTTGGTCTGTTTGCACGAGTCTATAGCTCACGTTGTGTCGTTCTCCTGTGTTGTAGACGTTTGAAGACGCAGCGCATGCATCGGTCGGCgtttaacaacaaaaaactattatttGAGCAAATGGATAATGGAGACTGGGGATACATGGTAGgtgaaagtattttaaaaagggTGGATATTCACTAAATGGCATGTTCTActgggtttttttacagtatgtaTAGCCCCGTTAATGTATGAGATAATATAATCTCTGGCTTCTACTATAGAATGTTCCCAgaattgaagtttttttttaagtgcttGTGTATTTTATTCGGTTTGTGATGGTAAATTTTTTACATCTTTTAGATGACCGATCCAGTCACGCTGAACGTCGGAGGCCATGTGTATACAACATCTCTGTCCACGCTGACCCGTTACCCAGACTCCATGCTAGGAGCCATGTTTCGGGGTGATTTCCCCACGGCCAGAGACTCTCAGGGCAATTACTTCATCGACAGAGATGGCTCGCTTTTCCGCCACGTACTGAATTTCTTACGGACGTCGGAACTGACGCTGCCCGTGGACTTCAAGGAGTGCGACCTGCTTCGGAAAGAAGCCGACTTCTATCAGATCGAACCTTTAATCCAATGTCTTAACGACCCCAAACCCCTGTACCCTACGGACATCTTCGAAGAAGTGGTGGAACTGTCGAGCACCAGGAAGCTCTCGAAATATTCCAACCCCGTAGCTGTGATTATAAC is a genomic window of Spea bombifrons isolate aSpeBom1 chromosome 6, aSpeBom1.2.pri, whole genome shotgun sequence containing:
- the KCTD6 gene encoding BTB/POZ domain-containing protein KCTD6 isoform X1, yielding MHRSAFNNKKLLFEQMDNGDWGYMMTDPVTLNVGGHVYTTSLSTLTRYPDSMLGAMFRGDFPTARDSQGNYFIDRDGSLFRHVLNFLRTSELTLPVDFKECDLLRKEADFYQIEPLIQCLNDPKPLYPTDIFEEVVELSSTRKLSKYSNPVAVIITQLTITTKVHALLEGIANHFTKWNKHMMDTRDCQVSFTFGPCDYHQEVSLRVHLMEYIAKQGFAIRNTRVHHMSERANENTVEHNWTFCRLARKTDD
- the KCTD6 gene encoding BTB/POZ domain-containing protein KCTD6 isoform X2, with protein sequence MTDPVTLNVGGHVYTTSLSTLTRYPDSMLGAMFRGDFPTARDSQGNYFIDRDGSLFRHVLNFLRTSELTLPVDFKECDLLRKEADFYQIEPLIQCLNDPKPLYPTDIFEEVVELSSTRKLSKYSNPVAVIITQLTITTKVHALLEGIANHFTKWNKHMMDTRDCQVSFTFGPCDYHQEVSLRVHLMEYIAKQGFAIRNTRVHHMSERANENTVEHNWTFCRLARKTDD